The sequence ACAAATACTATCACAATATAATATTCAACATCTATATTTACTTCATCATTGTACGTACCACTTGCAAGAATTTATAATATTTGCTTAGTATAATTTTCAATAATTTCGATATGTATAATTTtcaataatatttttatttttcaccgtaaaaaataaaataaaataatttccATATGTTATTAAACTGAAACAACATACAAGGATTTATCTACATAGCAATTAAGATACATGGCCATTTTTATCAAGAATTTGTACAATTTCTTATTACATAAAGAATAAGAAAATTACAACAAGGCCCATTTGAATAAGTACATGCTTTTGATATTTAACAGACCAGTAAACAGTTCATGTGCCAATTATGACTGTTAACAAAATAAATAGCCATTTTCTGTAATTTAAAGAACACATTGATCCATAAACTTATGTTAACTGGCATTATTCGTTTATTCCTCGACTGATCACTGATCAGACAGAGTATGTTATAATTAGGATTTATAAACTTTGAATCGATATCACACAATACTATACCAGGAATGTATTGGTTAGATGTCAAATTCAATCAACAAAACGTATCGAAACTCAAGCTAAAATATGGAAAAATACCTGTTGATAACGCCACCAAGTGCAGCTGGAATAAGAATATCACAATCTTGAACCAAAACAGATTCGGGATCAATCGCATTCTCATCATCAAAACCTTTAACTCCCTTATTTTCCTCCACTAGGAATTGCCCAATTGAGTAATGGGAAGCGGGATACTCCCTGAAAAGCGAGTAATTTCAACAAATGAGGAATATCAAGGCCATTATCGTCTTTTATCGCTCCGCTCATATCACTCACCGCCAAAAAATTTCCACCACTTTCATGAATAAGTTTGGCAGCCCATGATCCAACATTACCAAACCCCTATTCAAAATTCCATTAGTacaataataaatttttttaacaaattaataatttttaaaaaattattGATTTAGAGACCTGTATGACAAATCGGTGACCGTTGATGGTTTTTCCAAATTCATTGAGAAGAGCCTCGGTTGCAAAGAGCACTGCTCGGCCCGTTGCAGCATCTCTACCCAAAGATCCACCTAGATCCTATTGTTTCCAATAAACACAATTAGCTTAATAATGTTAACAAATATACTTTAATTACCCATCTTCCTATAGAGATATTTGAAAAAatgtatataatttttaaaaaaaatgttcaTATACATTGAGTTCTTTATATGCGATTAAAAATGGAAACAATGAAAATTATAAAATGGCTTTTCATAAGCGTAGTTATATACGGTTTTTCATTTTCAATATAAATATTGTGAAAACTTCTATTTTTTATGTTCATTGGACATAATTTTTAGTGTTTGCATGTATACTTGCAGTAGGTTTTCCAGTAACTACAGCTGGTGAGTAACCATGAAACTTGGGAGTACTCATCTAGAATCCATGCCATTGTCTatttcaacacaaacacaaataataATCAAGTTGAACTTTATAAAAGAAAACAGAGaaatattacaaaattaattaGGACATGATGACAACCCACATTTCGAATAGATTTTTTATATAGCATGGGTAAATTAGTTGTGACATTCTATACTCTACAATGACCCTAAAACAACCCTAGAAATATTGATTAGGTAAACACTTGCGAACGCAATATTTGTATCTAGGATAAAATGaccttttttgttcgattttctcATTGATTATTGTAAGGTTGTAAGGTATGGGTTATTCGTCACGATTTAATCAAAAAATGGTTGCTAGCTAAGATAAATTCAAAAAGGAACTGTAATTACTTTTACCTTAAACTCTTCTAAGTAAAGTGCAAATGAAACCTATTGACATTATTATAAAGTATAGTAGCAAAATCTAATAAAAGACAAGTATGTTTATGTGGATCAAGTCAATCTAACCGACTTTGAAGCACATTAATATGTTACCCATTTAGCCAATTAACCAAATTCAACCCGTATAAATGGCCACATTTAACTTTTGTACCAACTGACCTGCAGCCTAACACTCCTAATGTTGCACACACATAAAACATACTTGTCTAGTGTTAACAAATTTGAACATTTAACTTCTGTACCTTGACACGTATGTATGGCCACATGATTCTACCACGTTACAATTTAATTTGAGGTGCCAACAAAAAAGGGTAATGCTACCGATCACGTACCATTCTTCTTGGATTTCCTATAAAAAGGGaaaaaattaaatattcatattatAATTAGTCGGATCTTCACTTGATATTGAAGAGTCAACTATATTTAGATGTGGTAAATTGGACCCATTTACCCATGAATCATATGTTTTGGTTAACCAATAGCAATTTTTGTCCAAGTGAAGTGTTCCATATTACAGTACGTTTTATGTGTGGTCAACTATGTTTAAACCTTCCATACAAATTGCCATTTGTCCAACATATAGATCTATCATGATGTGTTTAGAATGAATGACACACAACCTATCATGATGTGTTACCCACCTCCTCAGTTTAGTTTTAGAGTTGTGTTTACCTTATTCGAGAGGCTTTCTAGTGCTTCGAGCCCCTCAATCACCGACTTCATACGCGTGTCATAGTTTCTACCTTCCGTTATATTATTCGGAACACATTGAGCAAACAATTGTTCAAGTTTTTCACTTCCTTGACTCAATGCATCTTCTGCTTGACGACAAGTGTGTTTCAACCTGTGTATTCGTTAAAGGCTCAAATATTGGCATAAGTATCTACCATAACAGCATTATTGTTAGAACATAAACTATAAATAACTTTTCTTACAATCAAATAATGAGAACAGAACATACATATAGAATTTGTGATGGTAGAATTCCACCTAGCCATTGGAACAAACGCTCAACTGGATATCTCCACGACACAAAAATTCATTAATTTATTCAGttcaatacaaattaattaaatctgaTCAAAAATGTATGTACATTCAATCcaaatacccttcaattcaatacaaattaatttaattgAATAACATTTGAATTTAACCTAGAAATATAGATTCTGTAGCTCCTTGCATGTATTGAATTAAAACGAAGCAATCAGATTCATGGACGAATTTCTTCCCTTTCAATAGAAAATCGATCACTAAGTGGTAATGATTTATGAAACGGACGTTAATGAGATCAAAATCAAACCATATCTCCGATTGATATTATTGTTTAATTGAGATCATAATCAAACCATATCTTCTTCTTGTGCTATTACGGTATGGGAACTCGATTTAGGTTGATGAAGATGTAATTTCGATTTTGAAGATAGTCATGTTTTTGCGAGAAAAAATTGGGGTGTTTATTCTATGTTTGATCGTAAATGAATTCAATTTTTCAGAACCCCTATTTCACCATTTTGATCCCGTCTTTTATTTAACATAGTTTATTTAAAGGGTAATTAAGGAAGATTAAAGCCAAAAAGATATTACCCATTTTGACCATTTCACCCATGGCTAAAAATTAGACACTTTCCTCGTTACCCAACCCATCCATTGATAGATTATATCAGAATATGAGGGTGCTTCTACCTGTGAATCTGAGGAAAATTAGGTTGTAATATTGGATAAGGCATCAGATTTGACTGTAGATCCAGATCCTTGTGCCGAACTCGATCCAACTTCAACTTCATCATGATCAAAGAAAGCCACCATTCTCTCTCGTTGAGTTCCCTACAACTCAAAAGTTCATTCTCATTATGCTTGGCAACCGTAGAAGACAACGATCACAATCCCAACATAATAAGTTACTACCAGCAATCTACTTAAATATACCTAGGAGATTATTACAAAGTTCATtttttttactagaaaatactaatGAGAACCTTTAGGACTGTCTTTAAGAAATTATTACATGTATATTATAGTTGTTCAATTTAAGTAACCATCCACTTCCTAGGAAAAACTAACTTTAACAAATAAAATGTACCACATTTTTTTGCATAAATTATTTCTTAAGACGGCCCCCTTAAGATTGTCATTAGCATTTTccttacaatatttgaaacatatcTTAAATTTTGCAAAGAATATTAATGAGGTCCGGACCGGCCCGCGTGTTACGGCGGGGAAAGTCGGTTTTGCACCATTTGAATTCAATATTTACATACATAAAATAGCTATTGCGGGgatagtccggaccggcccgcgtgTTACTGATGCATCAAAACATAAAATCGAAAAAGGATAAAAATATACATGCTTTATAATGGCCGAAAGGTTCTTCGTCACAAACTCCtgtcaaacaacaacaacaacaacaacaatgagagaaaaaaaaaatatcagtAAGCGAACAACATTACAACAATATCATATGATGatcaatttaaaaaaataaataaataaacagtaAGGGTACCTTTAGCAAAGGTAAATTGAAAGATGCCACAATTTAAAAGACGGTGATCTTTAAATGACCGAAAATATGTTTGTAAGACAGTTGATCCAGTCCCCACTTATAGTCAAGACCCGAGAAACTGAACAGTCAACGATGACTACCCACCCACAACAAAGCAGATAAACCGTCACCTGTGATTGAAATATAATATAACGCATAATAAAATAAGGAATATCTACAATTCTGATACAGCAGGGAAAAATTTTTCACAAATTTACAGTATTTACCAACCTAATCCAGTAAGAGAAAGTACCTGCAATTATACTCATAGTGACAGAAAAATGTTTATCCATAAGAAGTCAGTCATCACAAACCATTTTAGGCTATTAGTCTACTGTATATTGTGATACAAACAGCGACAAAAACATGTTTGACCATAAAAGTCAGTCATTTATAAACCATATTATGCTGTTAATAGAAGCTGATAAAACATTTCCATAATTCAATTTTATTCAGATTGTATTCCTTTCATATACAATAATCCATGTGGAAATTTTCACCCATCTTAGTCAACCTATAAAGATCTGTGCTTATACCATGCCTTCGTGTATTCAAAGCACAATTTATTATATCTTTCATATTATAAGGTTAAAAAATTGTCAATGATTACGATAAAACAACTCTTGAGAAGCGTCGAACTCCTTTCATAACTTCAATGCCTTATAAACTTGAAAGTATGATTTTGACCCAACCATGTTGACTGGCATATCAAATATGTGATCAATAGACAAATCATACTATATGTAATGGAATGGCGTATTGACTACAATAGATGATCACATGTTAATTAAACTAAACACCTATATAAGAGAAATAACCACTTCACTAACCTGAACTTTATTTCCGAGGCTTCCCCCTTAGGCCCTCACAAACAACTTTATATCCATCCATCCATCTTTTAATTAAGATAAATGTGGGAGAAGTCTAGGTGCTGAGCTTCTTTCCTGAGCGTGTTGATAATGTATAGTTGTTCACCTGCCTACATATACCACAAAATATCTATTATTATGTATACTTATATCAATGTTTTCTTACCTTATATAATCATCTAACATCATATAATAACCATTCAGAGTCATGGATGATGTACCTTATCCAAATTGAAAAGATAGTTATTTTATCCATATTGTCTCGCAGTCCTTGTTGTGGCTGATCAAACTCTTAAAGTACGGTCGATCCTGCTAATTTATGAGCTCCCTAACTAAATTATTTTCCAAGTATAAACTGTAACTGAGACTCAAAAGTAAACATCAGGTGGttcaacaaaaatatatataaatatttaccaTATTAAATGATTATATTTGTTTGTTGACTTATTTGAGATAACACATGATTCGAATCAACCAAGTGACCAAAACTACCGCTGTTCCAAAAAAACTGATTATGAGCATTAGAGTATATCATATCGTGAGCCTATCAAAAGAAACTGAAATGAGCTCGAATTTATAATGGGAACATAGCAGAACTTGATGCTTACCAAGCTGGTTCCAAATTTGTGTCAGAAAGTACCTTGGAATGCTTCATTGTAGCATCTGGAAATGGAAACCTAAATTCAACGATTCTACATGTAGGTAAAGTTCAATACTCTAAAATACAGCCATCAATAACAAACATGTGaaacacttaaaaaaaaaaaaaagatatcagCAATACCAGTACTGGCATACCTTGCTCCTCCCAACGGCCATGTTTACAGTTCAGCATTACTCTGACATAAGAGAATGTTACTAATACAACAATATACAGTCTCACCTTAGCCAAAAAGATGAGTAATTGCGCTGTGACTCAGTCCAAACCCATAAGACAAAACAGCGAGAAGatatatttgtaataatagtaTACCTGGTAAAAAATTTCAATACAACCATTGATGTCCATGCAGTATCTCTTGATTCATAAAGTTATGAAAGTATCTTCTACATCCTTCTGGCCCGAGTTACAATAAAATACAAAATATACTATAGGATGCATCATCAAACCAATAACATGCTTATATAAGGTGTTGCTAAATGATAAACTGATGCTTCCTTGTTCCAGAACAAGAAAGTAGACTTCCATTTAAATGCTTTCTTGTTCGAACGGTATCATCAGGTCACGTCTAAAGCAGAAAAAATTATCTCTAACCGTTTATAATTTTGGGCAAAACTTGtgtatctatataagttttaacgaCTAAAAACATGATTAAGCCATAAATAATAAACAAATCAAAATGGAATACAGCATCAAATACAATATCAGAATTTTTGGGCAAAACTTgtgtatttatataagttttaaggACATACAATTTGTATGTAGTCTTTGATATTGTGTTGCATATCAATCAaaaaatatcataatcataatcataatattgaaCATACCGAAGACAGTAATAGAAAAATAATTAGGTAAATACAAAATCAGATATTAAACGACACTTATGATGATTAAGAGATTGAACACGATACCTTTCTTCATGGTGGGTCAAGTCGGTAGGTGGATTCAGGTTTCAATTGGGTAAAAGGATTTTAGTTTTTGAAGATGAAATCAAAGATGAATGGGGATGGCGGTAGGTGTAATTAGGTGAAGCGAGAagaaattagggtgtttgttctgtCTTTGATCGTGAATGAATTCAATTGTTCAGAACCCCTATCTTACCATTCTGATCCCGTCTTTTATTTAATTAACAAAGTTTATTTAAAGGGTAATTAAGGAAGATTAAAATCAAAAAGTGATTTATTTATTAGCTAATAATAAAAGAGAATAAATATGGACCATTAGATTAGATTAAAGGATTAGATTAAAGGGTAAATTAATGTCTTTTGTTAATTAAATGATCTTAAAGAGGTTTTGTAAAGATTTATTAGCtaataaaaatcatcttttaaAGTATAGAGTGATGATGTGTTTCGTCAATGTCAAGTGGTAAAGTGgaaactaataatatataatatatttattaaatttcaAAAGAACAAACTAGTTTTACATCGTCCGTGTAGATATCTATACACATTGTAGATATCTATACACATTGTAGTGCAATTTTTTAACGATGTTTTTTTTGTATAGAAATAGTCTTTTTGATGTAATTAGATTATTGTGTTTTCGTTAGATTAAACACAGGAGCCATTTAATTTCTAATTAGAACTCATGGCTTTCTATGCCTTTGTAATTTCTCCCTTAGCGCTTTGCTAGAGAGCGTTTTTTAATGTAATTATTTGAAACTCGTGGCTTTCTATGCCTTTGTAATTTCTCCCTTAACACTTTGCTAGGGAGCGTTTTTTAATGTAATTATTCTTTGGCCGTAAAAAAAAGTGCAATGTCTGCACTTTTtaataatctatatattattaGATATTAGATATTATAATTAGAGATACAATGCGTAATAGTTATAATCGTAAATACGTTTGTATGTATGAATTGAAATACTTTCTTTCATTGGGTAGACAGAACATTAACAACTTAATTTATATATCCATTTCATAAAGAAAAAATAACAGCTAAAAAGTTTTCCTCCACTGCAACTAATTAGATCGTTATATAGTAAATAGTACATATATGTTATAGTAAATAGAACTATAACTGAGATTAAAACCTAAGCACATCGGCTTTTAAATTGTTTCGAATAGGTCCAGTTAGCTCGACATCAGATGACAATAATAATCTCACATTAGCGTTGAATCAATACGCATGGACACAGGTAAATTTACAAATTCAGCTTTTATATTTATTTCTCTAGCTAAGGTATATATGAAGTATTTATGTTGAATGCCGTGAAACAAGATTTAATACAATTAAattaatatttgaaataatatttATTTGCAGATGGCTAACATCATATTTATTGATATACCTGCTGGAACCGGCTTTTCTTACTCCGAAACTAAACAAGGATGGATTAGCAGTGATACCAATTTAGCTACTCTAGCCACAGATTTTATCAAAAAGGTTCAACTTAGATAGATTATCACAAAATCAATTTCATTTTAGATTTATTGAATCATAATTTTGTTGATGAAATTAAATTATTTGTTTTTAAATAATGGTTAACTAGCAAACACACTGTGAATTCACGaaataatatacttattattaatattaatattaatgttaatattataataatattcggCGGTAACAGTGGTGGTAGTGGGTGTTAGCGGAAGTGGTGGCGGTGGttagtggtaggtggtggtggtggtggtggtaggtggtggtgggtggtggttgagaATTAGGTGTGTTTGTTAGAAATTAATAGATGAGATTCAAATAAACAATTAATGTTGAAATGAGGGGAGAGATAATTATGATAGTTAATAACTATCAAAATGATCAAGATTTAATCTTTTCGAAAAGGATAACATAGTTACtactttttatatatgtagttagaTTAGATTAGACTAGATTAGGTTATATTAGAAGACTATAGTTATATTAGATTGTCGTGTTGGTTCAGGTCTTAAGGGTCAGATGATCACTCCATACAAGATACTAGACACGAAGAGAGGTACTATTGTCGGAGTAAGAATTTACCTAATTGGACCTGATTAATGAACAAGGATAACATATTTATGTACAAAGATTGCAGGGTTGGCTAGTCAATtaacttatatttataatattgTGGAATTGTTTCATGCTcttaaatatataatatacgatAAGTTAACAAATACTTTGTGGGATTTTTGAATTTTACCGGGTTAATAAATAGTACTTGTGTTTGTTTTAGTAATTACTTTGAGTTTTAAATCCAATGAACAGTTTCTCATGGAACATCCTAAGTTTAAGAAGAATCCATTATACATAGCAGGAATTTCTTACATTGGTATTATTGTTCCCAAAATCACTCTGGATTTATATGAAAGTAATGAACGAGAAGATCAACCAAAATTAAATATTCAAGTaagtatttaaatatttttaacttaAATACTCATGATTGCATAAAGAACTTGAATAATCTTATTCTATATGGAAGGACGTAATTTTTTCTCATGTGTTTTCAAATTAAAATCATGTAGGGATACATTCTTTGTAGTCCTTTCACCAATAAGTTCAAGGATTTCAATTCTAGATTCGAGTATGCTCATCGTAACGCACTTATATCAGACGATATCTACATGGTAATTATAGTAGTTTAATAAATCTACATACCTACATTTTGAATTCAAATTCTATAGATGTGTTATAATTTAATTTTGCAGTCCGCGATAAAAAATTGTCAAGGAAATTATGTAAGTACTGATTCGGCCAATTCATTTTGTGCAAGTAGCCTTAAGAGGTATGAAGAGGTGAGAAGTATATATGAACATAAGtttgaaaacatttgatattttagAACTTTCTTACGTGTAAATTTTTGTTTGTAGTGTACAAGTCGTATTACGCTGGATAACattttggaacctttttgtgacgAAAATGATCCAACGCTGGATTGTGATGTAATTCCTTTTTCTCAGTctctaataaataatatatttttgaacCTTTTGAGTATCTTATATGAATCCAAAATGAGAAGTTTTATGTCATGAGATTAGCTTATACCCGACATGATTTGTGTTTATGATTTTGGTAAATTCCGGTTtacaaataaaatttatatttcatACATTCAGAATAACCGCTACATAGAGACATGGGCTAACATTGATATTGTGCAACAAGCTCTCCACGTTCGTCAGGTACGCCATTAAAACTATCATCTTGAATACATAAACCGCAAAAAACTATATACACTATTCACCTCATTCCTACATTTTATTTATAGGGAAAAATCGATAAATGGGAGTTGATTAACCAAACGTTGCATTACAATCAAGGAAAGAAT comes from Rutidosis leptorrhynchoides isolate AG116_Rl617_1_P2 chromosome 4, CSIRO_AGI_Rlap_v1, whole genome shotgun sequence and encodes:
- the LOC139904624 gene encoding serine carboxypeptidase-like 13, whose amino-acid sequence is MKMTLKHKSLILLLAYVLIVQSYLLKSHSKSIIKRLPGYHGDLPFKLETGYVGVGDKEKVQLFYYFVESTNNSEEDPLIFYIPGGPGASALVTFFLEIGPVSSTSDDNNNLTLALNQYAWTQMANIIFIDIPAGTGFSYSETKQGWISSDTNLATLATDFIKKFLMEHPKFKKNPLYIAGISYIGIIVPKITLDLYESNEREDQPKLNIQGYILCSPFTNKFKDFNSRFEYAHRNALISDDIYMSAIKNCQGNYVSTDSANSFCASSLKRYEECTSRITLDNILEPFCDENDPTLDCDNNRYIETWANIDIVQQALHVRQGKIDKWELINQTLHYNQGKNDTFCYSYDIFSSYSYHKKLSTKNCRVLIFSGDQDMTFPYVGVEEWITALNVGVEVPWKPFYVDGQVGGYETKYAENEYSLTFAIVKGAGHLVPLTKPKENIALVQRWFNSQPYVSDY
- the LOC139904626 gene encoding uncharacterized protein isoform X2 translates to MLKHTCRQAEDALSQGSEKLEQLFAQCVPNNITEGRNYDTRMKSVIEGLEALESLSNKDLGGSLGRDAATGRAVLFATEALLNEFGKTINGHRFVIQGFGNVGSWAAKLIHESGGNFLAGVSRFPLLNWAIPSGGK
- the LOC139904626 gene encoding glutamate dehydrogenase 1-like isoform X3 — protein: MKSVIEGLEALESLSNKDLGGSLGRDAATGRAVLFATEALLNEFGKTINGHRFVIQGFGNVGSWAAKLIHESGGNFLAVSDMSGAIKDDNGLDIPHLLKLLAFQGVSRFPLLNWAIPSGGK
- the LOC139904626 gene encoding glutamate dehydrogenase 1-like isoform X1 encodes the protein MLKHTCRQAEDALSQGSEKLEQLFAQCVPNNITEGRNYDTRMKSVIEGLEALESLSNKDLGGSLGRDAATGRAVLFATEALLNEFGKTINGHRFVIQGFGNVGSWAAKLIHESGGNFLAVSDMSGAIKDDNGLDIPHLLKLLAFQGVSRFPLLNWAIPSGGK